The proteins below come from a single Rhizobium tropici CIAT 899 genomic window:
- the rplE gene encoding 50S ribosomal protein L5, giving the protein MAEVKYEPRLKKEYVARIRAAMQEKFSYANEMQIPKLDKIVINMGVGEATADSKKPTVAAADLAAIAGQKPVITRARNSIAGFKVRENMPIGAKVTLRGARMYEFLDRLVNIALPRVRDFRGLNPKSFDGRGNFAMGIKEHIVFPEINYDKVDQMWGMDIIVCTTATTDDEARALLTEFNFPFRQ; this is encoded by the coding sequence ATGGCTGAGGTAAAGTACGAGCCGCGGCTCAAGAAAGAATACGTTGCTCGCATCCGTGCAGCCATGCAGGAGAAGTTCTCCTACGCTAACGAGATGCAGATCCCGAAGCTGGACAAGATCGTGATCAACATGGGCGTTGGCGAAGCGACGGCTGATTCGAAGAAGCCGACCGTTGCTGCTGCCGACCTGGCGGCCATCGCTGGCCAGAAGCCGGTCATCACCCGTGCACGCAACTCCATCGCTGGCTTCAAGGTCCGCGAAAATATGCCGATCGGCGCGAAGGTTACCCTGCGCGGCGCCCGCATGTATGAGTTCCTGGATCGTCTGGTCAACATCGCGCTTCCGCGCGTTCGCGACTTCCGCGGCCTGAACCCGAAGAGCTTTGACGGTCGTGGCAATTTTGCCATGGGCATCAAGGAGCACATTGTGTTCCCTGAGATCAACTACGACAAGGTTGATCAGATGTGGGGCATGGACATCATCGTTTGCACGACGGCGACGACCGACGACGAAGCACGGGCTCTTCTGACAGAGTTCAACTTCCCGTTCCGTCAATAA
- the rpsN gene encoding 30S ribosomal protein S14, with the protein MAKTSAVEKNKRRRNTVANQAAKRAALKAIIMNQSLSIEDRFKATLKLASLPRDGSKTRIRNRCEVSGRPRAYYRKLRMSRIALRELGNLGKVPGIVKSSW; encoded by the coding sequence ATGGCGAAGACAAGCGCAGTTGAAAAGAACAAGCGCCGCCGCAATACGGTTGCCAACCAGGCCGCGAAGCGGGCTGCACTCAAGGCAATCATCATGAACCAGTCTCTCTCGATCGAAGACCGGTTCAAGGCCACTCTGAAGCTGGCATCGCTGCCGCGCGATGGATCGAAGACCCGTATTCGCAATCGTTGCGAAGTGTCTGGCCGTCCGCGCGCCTACTACCGCAAACTGCGCATGTCGCGTATCGCGCTGCGTGAACTCGGCAATCTCGGCAAGGTGCCGGGCATCGTCAAGTCCAGCTGGTAA
- the rpsH gene encoding 30S ribosomal protein S8, protein MSMTDPLGDMLTRIRNGASRRKSSVSTPASKLRARVLDVLQAEGYIRGYSVVDFGNGKSELNIELKYYEGASVIREIGRVSKPGRRVYVSVKSIPQVANGLGITILSTPKGVMADHQAREQNVGGEVLCSVF, encoded by the coding sequence ATGTCTATGACTGATCCTTTGGGCGATATGCTCACCCGCATCCGCAATGGCGCTTCGCGCCGCAAGTCGTCGGTTTCGACGCCTGCGTCCAAGCTCCGTGCGCGCGTTCTCGATGTACTCCAGGCTGAAGGCTACATCCGTGGCTACTCCGTCGTCGATTTCGGCAACGGCAAGTCTGAGCTCAACATCGAACTCAAGTACTACGAAGGCGCATCGGTGATCCGTGAGATCGGCCGTGTGTCTAAGCCGGGCCGCCGGGTTTATGTCTCGGTCAAGTCCATTCCGCAGGTCGCGAACGGCCTCGGCATCACCATCCTTTCGACTCCGAAGGGTGTGATGGCCGATCACCAGGCTCGCGAACAGAATGTTGGTGGCGAGGTTCTCTGCTCGGTCTTCTAA
- the rplF gene encoding 50S ribosomal protein L6 yields MSRIGKKPVQVPAGITATVDGQKVTAKGPKGELFFVANDEIGLKLENNAIVVTPLNDSKDARAKWGMSRTMIENILKGVKDGYERKLEINGVGYRASMQGKNLQLALGFSHDVVYEPPQGISIAVPKPTEIVVTGINKQQVGQVAAEIREYRGPEPYKGKGVKYAEERIIRKEGKKK; encoded by the coding sequence ATGTCTCGTATCGGTAAGAAGCCCGTTCAGGTACCTGCAGGGATCACGGCCACGGTTGATGGCCAAAAAGTGACTGCCAAGGGCCCCAAGGGCGAGCTGTTTTTCGTCGCTAACGACGAAATCGGTCTCAAGCTGGAAAACAATGCAATCGTCGTAACGCCGCTCAACGACTCCAAGGATGCTCGCGCAAAGTGGGGCATGTCCCGCACGATGATCGAGAACATCCTCAAGGGTGTTAAGGACGGCTACGAGCGCAAGCTCGAAATCAACGGCGTCGGCTACCGTGCCTCCATGCAGGGCAAGAACCTGCAGCTCGCGCTCGGCTTCAGCCACGACGTGGTTTATGAGCCGCCGCAGGGCATCTCGATCGCTGTGCCGAAGCCGACGGAAATCGTCGTCACCGGCATCAACAAGCAGCAGGTCGGCCAGGTTGCCGCTGAAATCCGCGAATACCGCGGCCCCGAGCCCTACAAGGGCAAGGGCGTTAAGTATGCCGAAGAGCGGATCATCCGCAAAGAAGGCAAGAAGAAGTAA
- the rplR gene encoding 50S ribosomal protein L18 — protein sequence MASRKEALARRANRVRRQIKSVANGRPRLSVHRSSKNIYAQVIDDVAGKTLAAASTLDKDLRGSLKTGADTAAAALVGKLVAERASKAGVKEVVFDRGAFIYHGRIKALAEAAREGGLTF from the coding sequence ATGGCTAGCAGGAAAGAAGCACTTGCGCGTCGCGCCAACCGCGTGCGCCGCCAAATCAAGTCGGTGGCCAACGGCCGTCCGCGCCTGTCGGTTCATCGCTCGTCGAAGAACATCTACGCCCAGGTCATCGATGACGTGGCTGGCAAGACCCTCGCGGCTGCCTCCACCCTCGACAAGGATCTGCGCGGTTCTCTGAAGACCGGTGCCGATACCGCAGCCGCAGCCCTCGTTGGCAAGCTCGTCGCAGAGCGCGCCTCCAAGGCCGGCGTGAAGGAAGTCGTGTTCGATCGCGGCGCTTTCATCTACCACGGCCGTATCAAGGCTTTGGCTGAAGCAGCCCGCGAAGGCGGCCTGACCTTCTAA
- the rpsE gene encoding 30S ribosomal protein S5 — MAQEKRAPREDRQSREERDSEFVDKLVAINRVAKVVKGGRRFGFAALVVVGDQKGRVGFGHGKAREVPEAIRKATESAKRDMIFVPLRDGRTLHHDVHGRHGAGKVLLRSAKVGTGIIAGGPMRAVFETLGVHDVVAKSTGSSNPYNMVRATFDALKHQVHPKDIAAQRGIKYATLQARRAASGNASEE; from the coding sequence ATGGCACAGGAAAAGAGGGCTCCGCGGGAAGACCGTCAGAGCCGTGAAGAGCGCGATAGCGAATTCGTCGACAAGCTGGTCGCGATCAACCGCGTCGCCAAGGTTGTCAAGGGCGGCCGTCGTTTCGGCTTTGCTGCTCTCGTCGTCGTCGGCGACCAGAAGGGCCGCGTAGGCTTCGGTCATGGCAAGGCACGCGAAGTGCCGGAAGCCATCCGCAAGGCCACCGAAAGCGCCAAGCGCGACATGATCTTCGTACCGCTGCGCGACGGCCGTACGCTGCATCACGACGTTCATGGCCGCCATGGCGCTGGCAAGGTTCTGCTGCGCTCGGCCAAGGTCGGTACCGGTATCATCGCCGGCGGCCCGATGCGCGCCGTTTTCGAAACGCTCGGCGTTCATGACGTCGTTGCCAAGTCGACCGGTTCGTCGAACCCGTACAACATGGTTCGCGCCACGTTCGACGCCCTAAAGCACCAGGTTCACCCGAAGGACATCGCAGCTCAGCGCGGCATCAAGTATGCCACCCTGCAGGCTCGCCGCGCCGCTTCGGGCAACGCCTCCGAAGAATAA
- the rpmD gene encoding 50S ribosomal protein L30, whose product MAKTTKKAEAKATVTVEQIGSPIRRPDVQQKTLIGLGLNKMHRRRTLEDTPAVRGMIRAVQHLVRVVDEK is encoded by the coding sequence ATGGCCAAGACGACCAAGAAGGCTGAAGCTAAGGCGACCGTTACGGTCGAGCAGATTGGCAGCCCGATCCGCCGTCCGGATGTTCAGCAGAAGACGCTGATCGGTCTCGGACTGAACAAGATGCACCGTCGCCGCACGCTGGAAGATACTCCGGCTGTTCGTGGCATGATCCGTGCTGTCCAGCATCTCGTTCGCGTTGTCGACGAGAAGTGA
- the rplO gene encoding 50S ribosomal protein L15 translates to MKLNEIKDNEGSTHSRKRLGRGIGSGSGKTGGRGVKGQKSRSGVAINGFEGGQMPIYRRLPKRGFNNIFASDYVVVSLARIQAAVDAGKLDAKNTVDAAALKAAGVIRRVKDGVRVLSDGELKAKLALEVAGASKTAVEKIEKAGGSVKLLAAAAAAE, encoded by the coding sequence ATGAAACTGAATGAAATCAAGGATAACGAAGGCTCGACCCACAGCCGCAAGCGCCTCGGCCGCGGCATCGGCTCCGGCTCCGGCAAGACCGGTGGCCGTGGCGTGAAGGGTCAGAAGTCCCGTTCGGGCGTTGCGATCAACGGCTTCGAAGGCGGTCAGATGCCCATCTACCGTCGTCTGCCGAAGCGCGGCTTCAACAACATCTTCGCATCCGACTACGTTGTCGTATCGCTGGCACGCATCCAGGCTGCCGTCGATGCCGGCAAGCTCGATGCCAAGAACACGGTTGATGCAGCAGCTCTCAAGGCTGCCGGCGTCATTCGCCGCGTCAAGGATGGCGTTCGCGTTCTCTCGGACGGCGAACTGAAGGCGAAGCTCGCTCTCGAAGTTGCAGGCGCTTCCAAGACCGCAGTCGAGAAGATCGAAAAGGCTGGCGGTTCCGTCAAGCTGCTCGCTGCCGCCGCCGCTGCAGAATAA
- the secY gene encoding preprotein translocase subunit SecY has translation MASAAEQLASNLNFSTFAKAEDLKKRLWFTLGALLVYRLGTHIPLPGLNPAAYAQAFQNQSGGILGLFNMFSGGAVQRMAIFALGIMPYISASIIVQLMTSVVPSLENLKKEGEQGRKIINQYTRYGTVLLGALQAYGIAIGLEHGNGVVVDPGWFFRISTVITLLGGTMFLMWLGEQVTSRGIGNGISLIIFAGIAAGLPTALAGTLELGRTGALSTPLILAVLIVAILVIALIVFVERAQRRLLIQYPKRQVGTRMFQGDTSHLPLKLNTSGVIPAIFASSLLLLPATVAGLGNNTALPTWVTSIVAALGHGQPVYMVLYGALIAFFAFFYTALVFNPKDTADNLKKHGGFIPGIRPGERTAEYIDYVLTRITVIGAIYLVFVCILPEILVSQTGIPLSLGGTSLLIVVSVTLDTVAQIQGHLIAQQYEGLIKKSKLRGGKRGR, from the coding sequence ATGGCTTCTGCAGCGGAACAATTGGCGTCCAACCTCAATTTTTCGACCTTTGCCAAAGCCGAGGATCTCAAGAAGCGCTTGTGGTTTACGCTCGGCGCTCTCCTCGTCTACCGGCTCGGCACTCACATTCCGCTTCCTGGCCTCAATCCTGCCGCTTACGCCCAGGCTTTCCAGAATCAGTCGGGCGGCATCCTTGGCCTCTTCAACATGTTCTCGGGCGGCGCCGTGCAGCGCATGGCGATCTTCGCGCTCGGCATCATGCCCTACATCTCGGCCTCGATCATCGTTCAGCTGATGACCTCGGTCGTTCCCTCGCTCGAAAACCTGAAGAAGGAAGGCGAGCAGGGCCGCAAGATCATCAACCAGTACACCCGCTACGGCACGGTGCTGCTCGGCGCATTGCAGGCCTATGGCATTGCGATCGGCCTTGAGCACGGCAACGGCGTCGTCGTTGATCCCGGCTGGTTCTTCCGCATTTCCACCGTCATAACGCTGCTCGGCGGCACAATGTTCCTGATGTGGCTTGGTGAGCAGGTGACGTCGCGCGGTATCGGCAACGGCATCTCGCTGATCATTTTCGCGGGTATCGCTGCAGGTCTTCCTACTGCGCTTGCCGGTACGCTCGAGCTCGGCCGCACCGGCGCGCTTTCCACGCCGCTCATTCTCGCCGTGCTAATCGTCGCCATTCTGGTCATCGCACTCATCGTCTTCGTAGAGCGCGCGCAGCGTCGCCTTCTGATCCAGTATCCGAAGCGCCAGGTCGGCACGCGCATGTTCCAGGGCGATACGTCGCACCTGCCGCTGAAGCTCAACACTTCGGGCGTCATCCCGGCGATCTTCGCGTCATCGCTGCTGCTGCTGCCGGCAACCGTCGCAGGCCTCGGCAACAACACCGCGCTCCCGACCTGGGTTACCTCGATCGTTGCGGCACTCGGTCACGGCCAGCCGGTCTATATGGTGCTTTACGGCGCTCTGATTGCCTTCTTCGCCTTCTTCTACACGGCTCTCGTTTTCAATCCGAAGGACACGGCCGACAATCTGAAGAAGCACGGCGGCTTCATTCCGGGTATCCGTCCGGGTGAGCGCACCGCCGAGTATATCGATTACGTCCTGACCCGTATTACGGTCATCGGCGCGATCTATCTTGTCTTCGTCTGCATCCTGCCCGAAATTCTCGTATCCCAGACAGGTATTCCCTTGTCTCTGGGTGGCACTTCGCTTCTGATCGTGGTTAGCGTAACGCTGGATACGGTGGCGCAGATTCAGGGTCACCTGATCGCACAGCAATATGAAGGCCTGATCAAGAAATCGAAGTTGCGTGGAGGAAAGAGGGGGCGATGA
- a CDS encoding adenylate kinase, producing the protein MRLILLGPPGAGKGTQAQRIVEKHGIPQLSTGDMLRAAVQAGTEVGKRADALMKAGKLVPDEVVNAIVSERIDQPDCARGFILDGFPRTLVQADATEKMLSAKGLELSVVIELKVDDAELIRRVSGRYSCSNCGSVYHDTDKLPATAGVCDKCGSTHFKRRPDDNAETMATRLQVYYKETSPLIGYYYAKDKLQSIDGMADIEHVTESIEAILAKLQIA; encoded by the coding sequence ATGAGACTCATACTTTTAGGGCCGCCGGGAGCAGGTAAGGGGACCCAGGCCCAGCGCATTGTGGAAAAGCACGGCATTCCGCAGCTTTCCACAGGCGATATGCTGCGCGCGGCCGTTCAGGCCGGCACGGAAGTCGGCAAGCGCGCCGACGCCCTGATGAAGGCTGGCAAACTCGTTCCGGACGAAGTGGTCAACGCGATCGTTTCCGAGCGTATCGACCAGCCGGATTGCGCGAGGGGTTTCATTCTCGACGGTTTCCCACGCACGCTGGTGCAGGCGGATGCAACTGAAAAGATGCTTAGTGCGAAGGGCCTCGAGCTCTCCGTCGTGATCGAGCTGAAGGTCGATGACGCCGAACTGATTCGCCGCGTCTCCGGCCGTTATTCCTGCTCGAACTGCGGCAGCGTCTATCACGACACTGACAAGCTTCCGGCAACGGCAGGCGTTTGCGACAAATGCGGCTCGACGCATTTCAAGCGCCGCCCGGACGACAATGCCGAAACCATGGCGACTCGCCTCCAAGTCTACTACAAGGAGACGTCGCCGCTGATCGGTTACTACTATGCAAAGGACAAGCTGCAGAGCATCGACGGCATGGCCGATATCGAGCATGTGACCGAAAGCATAGAGGCTATCCTGGCTAAGCTTCAGATAGCCTAA
- the rpsM gene encoding 30S ribosomal protein S13 produces the protein MARIAGVNIPTAKRVVIALRYIHGIGPKFAQEICEKVGIPAERRVNQLTDAEVLQIRETIDRDYQVEGDLRRDTAMNIKRLMDLGSYRGLRHRRGLPVRGQRTHTNARTRKGPAKAIAGKKK, from the coding sequence GTGGCTCGTATCGCTGGCGTCAACATCCCGACTGCAAAGCGCGTAGTTATTGCGCTTCGTTACATTCACGGGATCGGACCGAAGTTTGCACAGGAAATCTGCGAGAAGGTCGGTATTCCGGCCGAGCGTCGCGTCAACCAGTTGACGGATGCTGAAGTTCTGCAGATCCGCGAAACCATCGACCGTGACTATCAGGTCGAAGGTGATCTGCGTCGCGATACCGCGATGAACATCAAGCGTCTGATGGACCTGGGTTCGTATCGCGGCCTGCGTCATCGTCGCGGCCTGCCGGTTCGCGGCCAGCGCACGCACACCAATGCCCGCACCCGCAAGGGTCCGGCAAAGGCGATCGCCGGTAAGAAGAAGTAA
- the rpsK gene encoding 30S ribosomal protein S11 translates to MAKEAVRVRRRERKNITSGVAHVNSTFNNTMITITDAQGNAIAWSSAGAKGFKGSRKSTPFAAQIAAEDCAKKAQEHGMKSLEVEVCGPGSGRESALRALQAAGFMITSIRDVTPIPHNGCRPRKKRRV, encoded by the coding sequence ATGGCCAAGGAAGCCGTACGCGTTCGTCGTCGCGAGCGTAAAAATATCACGTCGGGCGTCGCACACGTCAACTCGACCTTCAACAACACGATGATCACCATCACCGACGCACAGGGCAACGCGATTGCCTGGTCGTCCGCTGGTGCCAAGGGCTTCAAGGGTTCGCGCAAGTCGACCCCGTTCGCTGCCCAGATCGCTGCCGAAGACTGCGCCAAGAAGGCTCAGGAACATGGCATGAAGTCGCTGGAAGTTGAAGTTTGCGGTCCGGGCTCCGGTCGTGAATCCGCTCTGCGCGCCCTCCAGGCTGCTGGTTTCATGATCACGTCCATCCGCGACGTGACCCCGATCCCGCACAATGGTTGCCGCCCGCGCAAGAAGCGTCGCGTCTGA
- a CDS encoding DNA-directed RNA polymerase subunit alpha: MIQKNWQELIKPNKVEFTSSGRTKATLVAEPLERGFGLTLGNALRRVLLSSLRGAAVTAVQIDGVLHEFSSIPGVREDVTDIVLNIKEIAIKMDGDDAKRMVVRKQGPGVVTAGDIQTVGDIEILNPEHVICTLDEGAEIRMEFTVNNGKGYVPAERNRAEDAPIGLIPVDSLYSPVKKVSYKVENTREGQVLDYDKLSMSIETDGSISGEDAVAFAARILQDQLGVFVNFDEPQKEAEEEAVTELAFNPALLKKVDELELSVRSANCLKNDNIVYIGDLIQKTEAEMLRTPNFGRKSLNEIKEVLASMGLHLGMEVPAWPPENIEDLAKRYEDQY; this comes from the coding sequence ATGATTCAGAAAAACTGGCAGGAACTGATCAAGCCCAACAAGGTCGAGTTCACCTCGAGCGGCCGCACCAAGGCAACGCTCGTGGCCGAACCGCTGGAGCGTGGCTTCGGTCTCACCCTCGGCAACGCGCTGCGTCGCGTTCTGCTGTCCTCTCTGCGTGGTGCCGCTGTGACGGCCGTGCAGATCGACGGCGTATTGCATGAGTTCTCCTCTATCCCGGGCGTCCGGGAAGACGTGACGGACATCGTGCTGAACATCAAGGAAATCGCCATCAAGATGGACGGCGATGATGCCAAGCGCATGGTCGTCCGCAAGCAGGGCCCAGGCGTAGTAACGGCTGGCGACATCCAGACGGTCGGCGATATCGAAATCCTCAACCCCGAGCATGTCATCTGCACGCTCGACGAGGGTGCCGAAATCCGCATGGAATTCACCGTCAACAACGGCAAGGGCTATGTCCCGGCCGAGCGTAATCGTGCGGAAGATGCTCCGATCGGCCTTATCCCGGTCGACAGCCTCTATTCGCCGGTCAAGAAGGTGTCCTACAAGGTTGAAAATACCCGTGAAGGACAGGTTCTCGACTACGACAAGCTGAGCATGTCGATCGAAACCGATGGTTCGATCAGCGGTGAAGATGCCGTCGCTTTCGCGGCTCGCATCCTTCAGGATCAGCTTGGCGTGTTCGTCAACTTCGACGAGCCGCAGAAGGAAGCCGAAGAAGAAGCAGTCACCGAACTCGCTTTCAACCCGGCGCTCCTCAAGAAGGTGGACGAACTCGAACTGTCCGTTCGCTCGGCAAATTGCCTGAAGAACGACAACATCGTCTACATCGGCGACCTCATTCAGAAGACCGAAGCAGAAATGCTCCGCACGCCGAATTTTGGTCGCAAGTCGCTGAACGAAATCAAGGAAGTTCTCGCTTCCATGGGCCTGCATCTCGGCATGGAAGTGCCGGCATGGCCGCCCGAGAACATCGAAGATCTCGCCAAGCGATACGAAGACCAGTACTAA
- the rplQ gene encoding 50S ribosomal protein L17 has protein sequence MRHGKAGRKLNRTASHRKAMFANMAASLITHEQIVTTLPKAKEIRPIVEKLVTLGKRGDLHARRQAISQIRDAAVVSKLFDAIATRYATRNGGYLRIMKAGFRQGDNAALAVVEFVDRDVNAKGAADKARVAAEEEAAAA, from the coding sequence ATGCGCCACGGTAAAGCCGGCCGCAAGCTGAATAGAACCGCTAGCCACCGTAAGGCGATGTTCGCCAACATGGCGGCTTCGCTCATCACCCATGAGCAGATCGTCACCACGCTTCCGAAGGCGAAAGAAATTCGCCCGATCGTCGAGAAGCTGGTAACCCTCGGCAAGCGCGGCGACCTGCACGCTCGTCGTCAGGCCATCTCGCAGATCCGCGACGCTGCCGTCGTTTCGAAGCTCTTCGACGCGATTGCAACCCGCTACGCCACCCGCAACGGCGGCTACCTGCGCATCATGAAGGCCGGCTTCCGCCAGGGCGACAATGCCGCTCTCGCAGTCGTCGAATTCGTCGATCGCGACGTCAATGCCAAGGGCGCAGCCGACAAGGCTCGCGTTGCCGCTGAAGAAGAAGCCGCAGCCGCTTAA
- a CDS encoding DUF2809 domain-containing protein — protein sequence MQRKLTRGRPLLVVALLVTIASGLALRRYGYAINLPFVVVKYGGSLLWGAMVYWLLAAIFVSQGRFRIAMAALLIAVAVEFFRLWHTPDLDAFRLTAAGALLLGRVFSPWNIVAYVVGIALALALDCALSGTRRSA from the coding sequence ATGCAGCGAAAATTGACGCGCGGGAGACCGCTTCTGGTCGTGGCGCTGCTGGTGACTATCGCCAGCGGTCTTGCGTTGCGGCGCTATGGTTATGCGATCAATCTGCCTTTCGTAGTCGTCAAATATGGCGGCTCGTTATTGTGGGGAGCGATGGTCTATTGGCTCCTTGCGGCAATCTTCGTATCGCAGGGGCGTTTCAGGATTGCCATGGCGGCACTGCTTATCGCCGTCGCCGTTGAGTTTTTCAGGCTTTGGCACACGCCTGATCTCGATGCTTTTCGATTGACTGCCGCCGGAGCCCTGTTGCTGGGCAGGGTGTTCTCGCCGTGGAATATCGTCGCCTATGTCGTCGGAATTGCGCTGGCGTTGGCGCTCGATTGCGCGCTGTCCGGAACGAGGCGCTCGGCTTGA
- a CDS encoding MarR family winged helix-turn-helix transcriptional regulator, which produces MNSSNALQRIFTANLLTTGRQWRRAVDLALSSHGISEAVAAPLLWIGRLGGGVRQVVLATCVGIEGPSLVRLIDQLESMELVIRKDDPTDRRAKGLWLTPEGEKLASRMEDVLDELRGKILANVDPADIEAAVRVLKAFEEFEASKAAEPEPEKVS; this is translated from the coding sequence ATGAACTCGTCAAACGCCCTGCAACGCATATTCACCGCCAATCTGCTGACCACTGGCCGCCAATGGCGCCGGGCTGTCGATCTTGCGCTGAGCTCCCATGGCATATCCGAGGCGGTGGCCGCGCCGCTGCTTTGGATCGGCCGCCTCGGGGGAGGCGTGCGGCAGGTGGTGCTCGCCACCTGTGTCGGTATCGAAGGCCCGTCTCTGGTTCGGCTGATCGATCAGCTCGAAAGCATGGAACTTGTCATCCGCAAGGATGATCCGACGGATCGGCGCGCGAAAGGCCTGTGGCTGACGCCTGAGGGCGAAAAGCTGGCTTCCCGTATGGAAGACGTACTTGATGAGCTGCGTGGCAAGATCCTTGCCAATGTCGACCCTGCGGATATCGAAGCCGCAGTTCGCGTCCTGAAGGCTTTCGAGGAGTTTGAGGCATCAAAGGCCGCCGAACCGGAGCCGGAGAAGGTCTCATGA